In one window of Arachis ipaensis cultivar K30076 chromosome B06, Araip1.1, whole genome shotgun sequence DNA:
- the LOC107646996 gene encoding uncharacterized protein LOC107646996, producing MANLANTMEANAAATLQSMQRLDQSAGNGNGNGEGNANDNAKGNDDNTGGVSMTLVTFLKAQHVPLNQYVEFAAYQLAGEAQPWWQVECRFLQLQNCEIPWEVFQTAFYKKYFPESAWEAKEMELMQLKQGPMSVAEYTNKFEELCRFSWMCQGDPETYES from the exons ATGGCGAATCTCGCTAATACCATGGAAGCTAAcgctgctgcgactctgcaatCTATGCAGAGGTTAGACCAATCGGCGGGGAATGGCAATGGGAACGGAGAAGGAAATGCCAATGATAATGCTAAAGGAAACGACGATAACACGGGTGGAGTTTCGATGACTTTGGTGAcgtttctcaag GCACAGCATGTTCCCCTCAATCAATATGTCGAATTTGCCGCTTATCAGCTAGCGGGAGAAGCTCAGCCCTGGTGGCAAGTTGAGTGTCGTTTTCTACAGCTTCAGAATTGTGAAATTCCATGGGAGGTATTCCAAACGGCTTTCTATAAGAAATACTTCCCTGAGTCTGCATgggaagcaaaggagatggagctaatgcagctgaagcaaggtccCATGTCTGTGGCAGAGTACACCAACAAGTTCGAAGAGCTTTGTAGGTTTTCTTGGATGTGTCAGGGTGACCCGGAGACTTACGAGAGCTAG